One window of Methanogenium organophilum genomic DNA carries:
- a CDS encoding glutaredoxin family protein — protein MEFTHIEGDGHIAVTLFSLSTCGHCKRTKAFLEENGVAYDYIDVDLLDGDTLTEVYDLVKTYNPRGSFPTLVIGERKTVIVGDRLDEIASALELAV, from the coding sequence ATGGAATTTACGCATATAGAAGGAGATGGTCATATTGCTGTCACACTCTTTTCTCTCAGTACGTGCGGACACTGCAAGAGAACAAAGGCTTTTCTTGAGGAGAATGGTGTTGCGTACGATTATATTGATGTGGACCTTCTCGATGGTGATACGTTGACTGAGGTGTATGACCTCGTGAAGACCTACAATCCGCGGGGCTCGTTTCCGACATTGGTTATCGGTGAAAGAAAAACGGTGATCGTTGGAGATCGACTGGATGAGATTGCCTCCGCACTGGAGCTTGCCGTATGA
- a CDS encoding ferredoxin-thioredoxin reductase catalytic domain-containing protein — MINRFDIERRYLAIKKQAEQSGYHLHPDEDYAKDLVHGIVTNEERYGFAACPCRLSIGTREDNLDIICPCDYRDQDLTEYGVCYCALYVSKEVAAGKIPVPSIPDRRPSPDKREITAGKEAGGQKVSILTGDHSLPYPIFRCRVCGYLCARTSPPENCPICGASSDRFEKYIE, encoded by the coding sequence ATGATCAACCGGTTTGATATTGAGCGGCGATATCTTGCGATAAAAAAGCAGGCTGAACAGTCAGGATATCATCTGCACCCTGATGAAGACTATGCAAAGGATCTGGTGCATGGGATCGTAACCAATGAGGAACGATATGGGTTTGCAGCCTGTCCCTGCCGTCTCAGTATTGGTACGCGTGAAGATAACCTCGATATCATCTGTCCGTGTGATTATCGTGATCAGGATCTCACCGAGTATGGCGTCTGTTACTGTGCCCTGTATGTATCAAAGGAAGTGGCCGCGGGAAAAATTCCTGTCCCATCTATTCCCGACAGGAGACCGTCTCCTGATAAACGTGAGATTACGGCGGGTAAAGAGGCAGGGGGACAGAAAGTATCCATTCTGACAGGAGATCATTCCCTTCCGTATCCGATATTCCGCTGCCGGGTATGTGGATATCTCTGTGCACGAACCAGCCCTCCGGAGAATTGTCCAATATGTGGGGCGTCATCAGATCGCTTTGAGAAATATATTGAATAA
- a CDS encoding thioredoxin domain-containing protein: MSPPPKSNHLTGTHSPYLLQHATNPVEWYPWCEEAFSRAKTENKPIFLSIGYSSCHWCHVMAHESFEDREVAKMLNRSFISIKVDREERPDIDAAYMACSQALTGTGGWPLTIVMTPDKEPFFAATYIPKNKKFGRKGLIDILQEIETLWQNNHAGVRDSAGKLKTVLGKQTEDTPKGTFDGMTVHTAFKELSATFDEEYAGFGIAPKFPSPHMIVFLLKYWKFTGNPDARRMAERTLDAIITGGICDHIGGGFHRYSVTRDWRIPHFEKMLYDQAMMLWAYTEGFRATKNEVYKRVAEDTAEYIITGMQAKEGGFFSAEDADSDNTEGGSYLWTDDEIREAAGEYAADVRAIFDLRTGEYCIQELPCAPPGKQTLAFPSRDAAYRWYTSDARTKIRTKLMEARNLRPQPFRDEKILTDWNGLCVGALAYAGRALDHPEYISAAEQAATKIPYVTDSNSKKLLHSRFKQFTSGAGALDDYAFVIWGYLMLYETTFDADWLEHAYELTTILNDTFRAQEGAFYLTAEDAEIPLTRQKTAYDGALPSGNSVAAVSLVMLSRITAKTTYEEDAVSILDAFTPEILRAPSAYCHLLSAYMHIASGEEYAIVPGENGIESILTALEREYDPFRTIIVADGSTAVTTAAPFTRTMKQIDGKTTLYICRGGTCSVPFTKLENIDECGSSDAFSPRICTPEH, from the coding sequence ATGTCACCACCGCCGAAATCAAATCACCTTACCGGTACCCACAGCCCCTATCTCCTCCAGCACGCCACAAACCCGGTTGAATGGTATCCCTGGTGTGAAGAGGCGTTTTCCCGTGCCAAAACCGAGAACAAACCCATATTCTTATCTATCGGCTATTCGTCCTGCCACTGGTGTCATGTCATGGCCCACGAATCCTTTGAAGACAGAGAGGTAGCAAAAATGCTGAACCGTTCATTTATCAGCATCAAGGTTGACCGGGAAGAACGCCCGGATATCGACGCAGCATACATGGCATGTTCACAGGCACTGACAGGGACAGGAGGATGGCCTCTCACCATTGTCATGACACCTGACAAGGAACCGTTTTTTGCAGCAACATATATCCCGAAAAACAAAAAATTCGGACGAAAGGGCCTCATTGACATACTTCAGGAGATCGAAACTCTGTGGCAGAACAATCATGCAGGGGTGCGTGATTCAGCCGGGAAACTCAAAACGGTATTGGGTAAACAGACGGAAGATACACCAAAAGGAACATTCGACGGGATGACCGTGCATACCGCTTTCAAGGAACTTTCCGCCACATTTGATGAAGAATATGCCGGGTTTGGAATTGCACCTAAATTCCCGTCACCCCATATGATTGTATTCCTTCTGAAATACTGGAAATTCACCGGAAATCCGGATGCACGCCGGATGGCAGAGAGGACGCTGGATGCGATCATCACAGGCGGCATATGCGATCACATCGGTGGAGGATTTCACCGCTATTCAGTCACCCGCGACTGGCGCATTCCTCACTTTGAGAAGATGCTCTATGACCAGGCTATGATGCTCTGGGCCTATACTGAAGGTTTTCGTGCTACGAAAAATGAAGTCTACAAACGGGTGGCAGAAGACACAGCAGAGTATATCATCACCGGAATGCAGGCAAAGGAAGGGGGATTTTTTTCCGCAGAAGATGCAGACAGTGACAACACAGAGGGAGGTTCATACCTCTGGACAGACGATGAAATCCGGGAGGCGGCAGGAGAATATGCAGCAGACGTGCGTGCCATATTTGATCTCAGAACAGGAGAATACTGTATACAGGAACTCCCCTGCGCCCCGCCGGGAAAACAGACACTGGCCTTTCCGTCCCGGGATGCAGCATACCGGTGGTATACCTCAGACGCCCGCACAAAAATCAGAACAAAACTCATGGAAGCAAGAAACCTTCGCCCACAACCATTTCGCGACGAAAAGATACTCACAGACTGGAATGGCCTCTGCGTTGGTGCGCTTGCATACGCCGGGAGAGCACTGGATCATCCTGAATATATCAGTGCAGCGGAGCAGGCAGCTACGAAAATTCCATATGTGACTGACAGTAACTCAAAAAAACTCCTCCACAGCCGATTTAAACAATTCACCTCTGGTGCGGGAGCGCTGGACGATTACGCCTTTGTAATCTGGGGATATCTCATGCTCTATGAGACAACCTTTGATGCAGACTGGCTTGAACATGCATATGAACTGACTACCATTCTGAATGACACATTCCGCGCACAGGAGGGAGCATTCTACCTGACAGCTGAGGATGCAGAAATCCCTCTCACCAGGCAGAAGACCGCATATGACGGTGCACTGCCATCAGGGAATTCAGTGGCGGCCGTATCTCTCGTTATGCTTTCCCGGATCACCGCCAAAACAACCTATGAGGAGGATGCAGTCAGTATTCTGGACGCTTTCACACCTGAAATCCTGCGTGCGCCATCAGCATACTGTCACCTTCTCTCTGCATATATGCACATAGCATCCGGCGAAGAATATGCCATAGTCCCGGGAGAAAACGGGATAGAATCCATTTTAACAGCGCTCGAACGAGAATATGATCCGTTCAGGACAATAATCGTGGCAGATGGAAGCACTGCTGTCACAACCGCTGCACCCTTCACCCGAACCATGAAACAGATAGACGGCAAAACAACACTCTACATCTGCAGGGGAGGCACCTGTTCTGTGCCGTTTACAAAATTAGAGAATATTGATGAGTGTGGGTCCTCAGACGCGTTTTCCCCCCGCATCTGTACTCCAGAGCACTGA